From Chaetodon auriga isolate fChaAug3 chromosome 10, fChaAug3.hap1, whole genome shotgun sequence, a single genomic window includes:
- the nr4a1 gene encoding nuclear receptor subfamily 4immunitygroup A member 1, translated as MTCIHPQHGSQPCEINLGSSELQSTDFISRLAVDMSSPRDHLSAPSLPSINSLVGTQAGDFDAYSCQFTAAPAHVAPSSGQETPFKLDDLQVYGCYPGTFTLSYPDEAASPAGSDYFGSPASASSPSTPGFQSHHASNWDSAFGPYSPSPGYWAAEETSVPHAPSFFTFGSGSVEDMSHLGQQHLQEQDPFTLTHNHPSALSFHALVMEQAHSLDGTEQLDGSLSPKLKSASGNDGCCAVCGDNASCQHYGVRTCEGCKGFFKRTVQKNSKYVCLANKDCPVDKRRRNRCQFCRFQKCLAVGMVREVVRTDSLKGRRGRLPSKPKVVPDVTTTVSPVSMIASLVRAHIDSNPGVGKLDYSKYDDTEVSPNQKEDASDIKRFYDLLTASMEVIRKWTKSIPGFSDFCTEDQELLLESAFVELFILRLAYRSNPETDQLIFCNGAVLHKMQCVRGFGDWIDSILEFSQALHRMKLDVSSFSCLTALVIITDRHGLKEPGRVEDLQNQLITSLKDHVSGCGSDTLRPNYLSRLLGKLPELRTLCTQGLQRIFYLKLEDIVPPPPIVDKIFMDTLPF; from the exons ATGACTTGCATACACCCCCAGCATGGATCGCAGCCCTGTGAGATCAACCTTGGCAGCTCAGAGCTTCAAAGCACAGACTTTATCTCCAGGCTGGCTGTCGATATGAGCAGCCCACGGGACCACCTCTCCGCTCCATCCCTGCCAAGCATCAACTCCCTGGTGGGCACTCAGGCAGGCGACTTTGATGCCTATTCATGTCAGTTCACCGCAGCCCCTGCTCACGTCGCTCCTTCGTCGGGCCAGGAGACCCCCTTCAAGCTGGATGACCTCCAGGTTTACGGCTGCTACCCTGGAACGTTCACCCTGAGTTACCCGGATGAGGCGGCTTCCCCTGCTGGGTCAGATTATTTTGGTAGCCCTGCATCAGCCTCGTCTCCTTCAACCCCTGGATTCCAGAGTCACCATGCATCCAACTGGGATTCAGCCTTTGGGCCATACTCACCCAGTCCAGGATACTGGGCAGCAGAGGAGACCTCAGTGCCACATGCTCCATCTTTCTTCACTTTTGGCTCAGGGTCTGTGGAGGATATGTCTCATTTGGGTCAACAACACTTACAAGAGCAGGATCCTTTCACTTTGACCCACAATCACCCATCTGCGCTGAGTTTCCACGCCTTAGTGATGGAGCAGGCACATAGCCTTGATGGCACCGAGCAGCTGGATGGGAGCTTATCACCCAAGTTAAAAAGTGCCAGTGGAAATGatggctgctgtgctgtgtgtggggACAACGCCTCCTGTCAGCACTATGGGGTTCGCACCTGTGAGGGATGCAAAGGCTTTTTCAAG CGTACAGTACAAAAAAATTCCAAGTATGTTTGCCTTGCCAACAAGGACTGTCCTGTGGATAAGAGGAGGCGGAACCGATGCCAGTTCTGCCGTTTCCAGAAGTGTCTCGCTGTAGGCATGGTGAGGGAAG TTGTGAGAACGGATAGCCTGAAAGGACGAAGAGGTCGCCTGCCGTCCAAGCCTAAAGTCGTCCCGGACGTGACAACCACCGTGTCTCCAGTGAGCATGATCGCTTCGCTCGTGAGGGCCCACATCGACTCCAACCCTGGCGTTGGGAAACTGGATTACTCCAAG TATGACGACACAGAAGTCAGTCCGAACCAGAAAGAGGATGCAAGTGACATCAAACGGTTCTACGACTTACTCACAGCCTCCATGGAGGTCATCAGGAAGTGGACGAAGAGCATCCCAGGTTTCTCTGACTTCTGCACAGAAGACCAGGAACTGCTGCTGGAGTCTGCGTTTGTTGAGCTCTTCATTTTACGCCTTGCATATCG TTCCAATCCTGAAACGGACCAGCTCATCTTCTGCAATGGTGCTGTGCTTCACAAAATGCAGTGTGTCCGTGGCTTTGGGGACTGGATTGACTCCATCCTGGAGTTTTCTCAAGCCCTCCATCGCATGAAGCTCGAcgtttcctccttctcctgtctCACAGCCCTGGTCATAATCACTG ACCGACATGGTCTTAAAGAGCCAGGACGTGTGGAGGACTTGCAGAACCAGCTCATCACCTCTCTGAAAGATCACGTTTCTGGCTGCGGCTCCGACACTTTGAGGCCCAATTATTTGTCCAGACTCCTCGGGAAGCTGCCTGAGCTCAGGACTCTGTGCACTCAAGGCCTCCAGCGCATCTTCTACCTTAAATTAGAAGATATTGTTCCTCCGCCACCAATTGTGGACAAAATCTTCATGGATACGCTTCCGTTTTGA
- the gtsf1 gene encoding gametocyte-specific factor 1 produces MEPGIASLTSPVDHFLLCYTESRLEMAASFQFGTSISSHKRVEISQLTKEADEKGNYEPDKLLQCPFDKSHQIRSCRFPYHLIKCRKNHPKLASELKTCPFNARHLVPKHELTRHTETCEDRVCVNSDSGESTDGHCTWQVPVSTWVNKNMTEDWDKEADDSAAPFVWGVSTTFSQNKLEEKPTNNLSPTFRVPNTLPWF; encoded by the exons atggaGCCAG GCATTGCATCCTTGACCTCCCCAGTTGACCACTTTCTGTTGTGTTACACTGAATCCCGGCTGGAAATGGCGGCCAGCTTCCAATTCGGAACCTCTATCAGTTCACACAAAAGAGTTGAGATATCACAGTTGACAAAGGAAGCTG atgaaaaaggaAACTATGAACCAGACAAACTTCTGCAGTGCCCTTTTGATAAGAGCCACCAGATCCGGTCCTGCCGCTTCCCTTATCATCTTATAAAGTGCAGGAAG AATCACCCCAAACTGGCCAGTGAGCTCAAAACCTGTCCTTTTAATGCTCGCCACCTGGTCCCCAAGCATGAGCTGACTCGCCACACTGAAACCTGCGAGGACCGAGTGTGTGTGAACTCTGACAGTG GTGAAAGCACAGATGGACATTGTACTTGGCAGGTCCCTGTCAGTACTTGGGTCAACAAAAATATGACTGAGGATTGGGACAAAG AGGCTGATGATTCTGCTGCTCCCTTTGTGTGGGGTGTGAGTACAACCTTCAGTCAGAA CAAACTGGAGGAGAAGCCCACCAACAATCTCAGTCCGACTTTTCGAGTGCCCAATACCCTCCCGTGGTTTTAA
- the letmd1 gene encoding LETM1 domain-containing protein 1 isoform X2, with product MALSCSRLCSHLSLVRLCALRTNRITNGLYSPHVSCQSRLALCRHYSSSKVRRGIGRYVATRLQWANSKYEGFLKRRFPRFFQLYHTFVEGFKLLLRDFKEVRRIKVKMRSEGIQFQDLPYREMGKLRQFRRDMVKAIPLVVISIPPFANYLVFVLMYFFPRQFLIPHFWTPRQQVEFRGLYQSLRVRHHWPVLKGLENMSRQVKNSQLQGRLKHLCAKVQSGGNPKVSEILAVQGLFSGPPLSMTRMSVGQMRRISPLLFLTPRLPGFLIGRRLNSHALELLQLDRALVRLGPHQLSDSEIREACYLRGLHSDLLGINQCRDWLHQWLQVSSSLKESEVSLLLHSIVFLSANYPTPLSRH from the exons ATGGCGCTGTCCTGCTCCAGACTGTGTAGCCATTTGTCTTTGGTACGACTCTGCGCTCTCAGGACAAACAGGATAACAAATGGCCTTTATTCTCCCCATGTGTCCTGTCAGTCCAG GTTGGCTCTGTGTAGACACTACTCATCATCCAAAGTCAGACGAGGTATCGGTCGATACGTCGCCACCAGGCTCCAGTGGGCAAACAGCAAATATGAAGGTTTCCTCAAAAGGAGATTTCCCCGCTTTTTTCAGCTTTACCACACGTTCGTGGAAG GATTCAAGCTACTGCTCAGAGATTTCAAAGAAGTGAGGAGGATAAAAGTGAAGATGCGCTCTGAAGGAATCCAGTTCCAGGATTTGCCCTACAGGGAGATGGGCAAACTCAGACAG TTTCGCAGAGACATGGTGAAGGCCATTCCGCTGGTGGTGATATCCATCCCTCCCTTTGCCAACTACCTGGTTTTTGTCTTGAT GTACTTTTTCCCCCGCCAGTTCCTGATCCCTCATTTCTGGACTCCCAGGCAGCAGGTAGAGTTTCGGGGGTTGTACCAATCCCTCAGGGTTCGTCACCACTGGCCGGTGCTCAAAGGGCTCGAGAATATGAGCCGTCAGGTCAAAAACAGTCAGCTCCAGGGTCGCCTGAAGCACCTGTGTGCTAAA GTGCAAAGTGGAGGAAACCCCAAAGTGTCTGAAATCCTCGCCGTCCAGGGCCTGTTCTCTGGACCCCCTCTGAGCATGACGAGGATGAGCGTGGGTCAGATG AGACGCATCAGCCCCCTTCTCTTCCTGACACCTCGCCTCCCGGGTTTCCTGATTGGCCGGCGGCTGAACAGCCACGCCctggagctgctccagctgGACCGGGCCCTCGTGAGGCTGGGCCCTCATCAGCTGAGTGACTCCGAAATCAGAGAG GCTTGTTATTTAAGGGGGCTCCATTCTGATCTTCTGGGCATTAACCAGTGTCGTGACTGGTTACACCAGTGGCTTCAGGTGTCATCTTCACTGAAAG AATCAGAGGTGTCGCTGCTTCTGCACAGCATCGTATTTCTCTCTGCCAACTACCCGACCCCTCTCAGCCGACACTGA
- the letmd1 gene encoding LETM1 domain-containing protein 1 isoform X1, with translation MALSCSRLCSHLSLVRLCALRTNRITNGLYSPHVSCQSRLALCRHYSSSKVRRGIGRYVATRLQWANSKYEGFLKRRFPRFFQLYHTFVEGFKLLLRDFKEVRRIKVKMRSEGIQFQDLPYREMGKLRQFRRDMVKAIPLVVISIPPFANYLVFVLMQQVEFRGLYQSLRVRHHWPVLKGLENMSRQVKNSQLQGRLKHLCAKVQSGGNPKVSEILAVQGLFSGPPLSMTRMSVGQMRRISPLLFLTPRLPGFLIGRRLNSHALELLQLDRALVRLGPHQLSDSEIREACYLRGLHSDLLGINQCRDWLHQWLQVSSSLKESEVSLLLHSIVFLSANYPTPLSRH, from the exons ATGGCGCTGTCCTGCTCCAGACTGTGTAGCCATTTGTCTTTGGTACGACTCTGCGCTCTCAGGACAAACAGGATAACAAATGGCCTTTATTCTCCCCATGTGTCCTGTCAGTCCAG GTTGGCTCTGTGTAGACACTACTCATCATCCAAAGTCAGACGAGGTATCGGTCGATACGTCGCCACCAGGCTCCAGTGGGCAAACAGCAAATATGAAGGTTTCCTCAAAAGGAGATTTCCCCGCTTTTTTCAGCTTTACCACACGTTCGTGGAAG GATTCAAGCTACTGCTCAGAGATTTCAAAGAAGTGAGGAGGATAAAAGTGAAGATGCGCTCTGAAGGAATCCAGTTCCAGGATTTGCCCTACAGGGAGATGGGCAAACTCAGACAG TTTCGCAGAGACATGGTGAAGGCCATTCCGCTGGTGGTGATATCCATCCCTCCCTTTGCCAACTACCTGGTTTTTGTCTTGAT GCAGCAGGTAGAGTTTCGGGGGTTGTACCAATCCCTCAGGGTTCGTCACCACTGGCCGGTGCTCAAAGGGCTCGAGAATATGAGCCGTCAGGTCAAAAACAGTCAGCTCCAGGGTCGCCTGAAGCACCTGTGTGCTAAA GTGCAAAGTGGAGGAAACCCCAAAGTGTCTGAAATCCTCGCCGTCCAGGGCCTGTTCTCTGGACCCCCTCTGAGCATGACGAGGATGAGCGTGGGTCAGATG AGACGCATCAGCCCCCTTCTCTTCCTGACACCTCGCCTCCCGGGTTTCCTGATTGGCCGGCGGCTGAACAGCCACGCCctggagctgctccagctgGACCGGGCCCTCGTGAGGCTGGGCCCTCATCAGCTGAGTGACTCCGAAATCAGAGAG GCTTGTTATTTAAGGGGGCTCCATTCTGATCTTCTGGGCATTAACCAGTGTCGTGACTGGTTACACCAGTGGCTTCAGGTGTCATCTTCACTGAAAG AATCAGAGGTGTCGCTGCTTCTGCACAGCATCGTATTTCTCTCTGCCAACTACCCGACCCCTCTCAGCCGACACTGA
- the cd63 gene encoding CD63 antigen, whose protein sequence is MGVEGGMKCVKFLLFFFNFIFWLCGLALIVVGILVQVALHKTFMIRDASASGAPIVLIGVGVVIFFIAFFGCCGAWKENYCMITTFAILLSLIVIVEIAAAIAGYVFRNKLSAVVQDSLTEMISNYNNGTAEFRDAVNKLQQDLKCCGVNSSSDWRNFRPEGNSVPDSCCVNVTANCGIGAMTDAAKVHQEGCHDAVEALLKKNIQWVIVAALVIAFLQIMGIVFACLLMRGIRSGYEVM, encoded by the exons ATGGGCGTAGAGGGGGGAATGAAATGTGTCAAgttcctgcttttctttttcaacttCATTTTCTGG TTATGTGGCCTAGCCTTGATTGTCGTGGGAATCCTGGTTCAAGTGGCTTTGCACAAAACCTTCATGATCCGAGATGCGTCAGCCTCAGGAGCTCCCATTGTCCTCATCGGAGTCGGCGTGGTGATTTTCTTCATCGCCTTCTTCGGCTGCTGTGGCGCCTGGAAAGAGAACTACTGCATGATCACCACG TTTGCCATCCTCCTCTCGCTGATCGTCATTGTTGAGATTGCAGCGGCGATCGCTGGGTACGTCTTCAGGAACAAG CTCTCAGCTGTCGTCCAGGACAGTCTCACTGAAATGATTTCCAATTACAACAACGGCACAGCTGAATTCAGAGACGCAgtgaacaaactgcagcaggat TTGAAATGCTGTGGTGTGAACAGTTCTTCTGACTGGAGAAACTTCAGACCTGAAGGAAACTCTGTGCCTGACTCGTGCTGTGTGAACGTCACTGCCAACTGTGGAATCGGGGCCATGACAGACGCAGCCAAAGTGCACCAGGAG GGTTGTCACGATGCTGTGGAGGctttactgaagaaaaacatccaGTGGGTGATAGTCGCAGCTCTCGTTATTGCTTTCCTGCAG ATAATGGGCATCGTGTTCGCCTGCTTGTTGATGAGAGGCATCCGCAGCGGCTACGAAGTCATGTGA